A single region of the Elizabethkingia sp. JS20170427COW genome encodes:
- a CDS encoding GAF domain-containing protein has protein sequence MSRYKSHNAPFILHISFHKYLEYLQEIAENDSIPFRAEYARAVLQKANEVPELSQGFTDLQIIEKHQQLIKLILSDIFPTALSHNEIKAVSLPFHNITFNYTKRFQQILTDAKTDFNFDIREIDGDDFYIFNCMLILQKYYNQQLKSSYPIHYDIPDKEGIMRHYKITINADFIEAVPTDKSIILSASEIDELLENYDNIQLWKEKIPEFSWILKGFCIITLTDVTSDFSISEMKSLVLSANPEEGMEGSLEPFFQSYFEISDLRIGFMIFDEDSNQLQKLPHKELFSSFILENIYDNLDTKTIGKEVFDSLVERNKPFVISDVNQYLSLPKFKAFKEYFNHNNTNSFILIPVVYENKLLAILEMASSQKRAFNILKLKKLEFITPFLLYSMSRFHHEIKNKLQAIIQKEYTSLHPSVEWRFLEEAKKMFFNHLGGEAYSPKEVIFKNVYPLYAQCDIKSSSIHRNQAQQQDLIEQSENLISIFEKINTLNLIQEKILLQLKVFLQEIKHEIKVDTEQRFIKLVDEEIHPILKNYCNDCNLNQDINLYFSSLSFDGKLLYKRRKDYDHTVLAINTQLSNLLEERQLDAQQIFPHYFKLFKTDGVAHDIYIGSSISPKQPFTYETIKQIRLWQLKVTCEMERWHHQHKTKYPFPLEINSLVLVHNVKISIRFRMDEKNFDIDGAYNSKYEVIKKRIDKAFIKNTTERITQPQHLVIVYATDEDGAEYLEYIRELQKEGWLQPHEENFNVEDLQGISGLKAWRIALQY, from the coding sequence ATGTCTAGGTATAAATCACATAACGCTCCTTTTATTTTACATATCTCTTTTCATAAATATCTGGAGTATTTACAAGAAATTGCGGAGAACGACTCTATTCCTTTTCGAGCAGAGTATGCACGTGCGGTATTACAAAAAGCTAATGAGGTACCAGAGCTTTCACAAGGTTTTACAGACTTACAAATTATAGAAAAACATCAGCAGTTGATTAAGTTAATCCTCTCTGATATTTTTCCAACGGCACTATCACATAATGAAATAAAGGCTGTATCTCTTCCCTTTCATAATATAACTTTTAATTATACTAAAAGGTTTCAGCAAATTTTAACCGATGCAAAAACAGATTTCAATTTTGATATCCGAGAAATTGATGGGGATGATTTCTACATCTTCAACTGCATGCTAATTCTCCAGAAGTATTATAATCAGCAATTAAAATCTAGCTATCCTATCCATTATGATATTCCTGATAAGGAAGGCATCATGAGGCATTATAAAATCACCATTAATGCCGACTTTATAGAGGCTGTTCCTACAGATAAGAGTATTATCCTCAGTGCATCTGAAATTGATGAGTTGTTGGAAAATTATGACAATATCCAATTATGGAAAGAAAAAATACCCGAATTTAGCTGGATATTAAAAGGCTTTTGTATCATTACTCTTACTGATGTAACCTCGGATTTTTCAATTTCGGAGATGAAATCCCTTGTGTTGAGTGCTAATCCAGAAGAAGGAATGGAAGGAAGTTTAGAGCCTTTTTTTCAATCTTATTTTGAAATTAGCGACCTTAGGATAGGCTTTATGATCTTTGATGAGGATAGTAATCAATTGCAAAAACTTCCTCATAAAGAATTATTTTCAAGTTTCATTCTAGAAAATATTTATGATAATCTCGATACCAAAACCATAGGTAAAGAAGTCTTCGACAGTCTTGTAGAAAGAAATAAGCCTTTCGTAATTTCCGATGTTAACCAATATCTTTCCCTTCCGAAGTTTAAGGCTTTTAAAGAATACTTTAATCATAATAATACCAACAGCTTTATCCTTATCCCTGTTGTGTATGAGAATAAGCTATTGGCAATTTTAGAAATGGCATCTAGCCAAAAGAGAGCTTTCAATATTCTAAAACTAAAAAAATTAGAGTTTATTACTCCTTTTTTACTTTACAGCATGAGTAGGTTTCATCATGAAATCAAAAACAAGCTACAAGCCATCATCCAAAAGGAATATACTTCCCTGCACCCTAGCGTAGAATGGCGTTTTCTTGAAGAGGCTAAAAAAATGTTTTTCAATCATCTGGGAGGTGAAGCTTATAGTCCTAAAGAAGTTATTTTTAAAAACGTATATCCACTCTATGCCCAGTGCGATATTAAATCCTCATCCATACACCGAAACCAAGCACAGCAGCAAGACCTTATCGAGCAATCCGAAAATTTGATTTCTATTTTCGAAAAAATAAACACTCTTAATCTTATTCAGGAAAAAATACTGCTGCAACTTAAGGTCTTCCTACAAGAGATAAAACACGAAATAAAAGTAGATACCGAACAGCGTTTTATTAAATTGGTAGACGAAGAAATCCACCCTATTCTCAAAAACTATTGTAATGATTGTAATCTTAATCAAGATATTAATCTTTACTTTAGCTCACTTTCCTTTGATGGTAAGCTACTTTACAAAAGAAGAAAAGATTATGATCATACGGTTCTAGCCATCAACACACAACTCTCCAACCTTTTGGAAGAAAGGCAGCTAGATGCTCAGCAAATTTTCCCTCATTATTTTAAACTTTTTAAAACTGATGGGGTAGCTCATGACATCTATATAGGAAGCTCTATCTCTCCAAAACAGCCATTTACTTATGAGACTATAAAACAAATTAGGCTTTGGCAGCTAAAAGTAACCTGCGAAATGGAAAGATGGCACCATCAACATAAAACGAAATATCCTTTCCCTCTCGAAATAAACTCTTTGGTTTTAGTGCATAATGTTAAAATCTCCATTCGCTTTAGAATGGATGAAAAGAATTTTGATATCGACGGTGCTTACAATTCAAAATACGAAGTCATCAAAAAACGTATCGACAAGGCATTTATCAAAAACACTACCGAACGCATCACCCAACCTCAACATTTGGTTATTGTTTATGCTACCGATGAAGACGGAGCTGAGTATCTGGAATACATCCGAGAATTACAAAAAGAAGGATGGCTACAGCCTCATGAAGAGAATTTTAATGTTGAAGATTTACAAGGCATCTCTGGATTAAAAGCATGGAGAATAGCCTTACAATACTAA
- a CDS encoding SMUG2 DNA glycosylase family protein, whose translation MKNFGDKVIEFNKNLGYNGPLPEGFRVLNPYLENPETLEVMSKFYHKYYNDTQPRKLILGINPSRHGAGVTGVPFTDTKRLLSECGIEMKSAYTHEVSSVYLYDVINAFGGPQKFYSQFYINSPFPLAIVRKVKNSWLNANYYDDKALFNCVKDFMISSLKKHISLGLHTDKVFVLGKKGADYLTKINKETSLFGEIVALDHPRYIQQYKSKEKEIYIDQYLMALHGY comes from the coding sequence ATGAAAAATTTTGGAGATAAAGTCATAGAATTTAACAAAAACCTAGGCTATAACGGCCCTCTACCTGAAGGTTTTAGAGTTCTGAATCCTTATTTAGAAAACCCTGAAACCCTTGAGGTAATGTCGAAATTTTATCATAAATATTATAACGACACTCAACCTAGGAAACTTATCCTAGGGATAAATCCTAGTCGCCACGGCGCAGGAGTTACAGGAGTACCCTTCACTGATACCAAACGCTTGCTATCAGAATGCGGAATTGAAATGAAGTCTGCCTATACCCACGAGGTTTCCTCCGTTTATCTTTATGATGTCATCAATGCTTTTGGAGGTCCTCAGAAGTTTTACTCTCAGTTTTACATCAACTCTCCCTTCCCTTTAGCCATCGTTAGGAAAGTGAAAAACTCATGGCTTAACGCTAATTATTACGATGACAAAGCTCTTTTTAATTGTGTGAAAGATTTTATGATTAGCTCTTTAAAAAAACATATCTCCCTTGGCCTACATACTGATAAAGTTTTTGTTCTCGGAAAAAAAGGAGCCGATTACCTCACAAAAATCAATAAAGAGACTTCTCTATTTGGAGAAATTGTAGCCCTAGATCATCCTAGATATATCCAACAATACAAATCTAAAGAGAAGGAAATCTATATCGATCAATATCTCATGGCTCTCCATGGGTATTAA